The following coding sequences lie in one Apium graveolens cultivar Ventura chromosome 3, ASM990537v1, whole genome shotgun sequence genomic window:
- the LOC141713880 gene encoding protein DOG1-like 3 encodes MGERSEIRANNFHEFFDNWLDEQNQYLRQLVAAAEAYENRRRQLQNFNRIHAGNGHRDNGESILSQIVERVVRHYDKYYEAKSRCENQDVLAMLSPSWRSKLEDAFLWIGGWRPSMSFMLLYSKLGLQVEAGLAELMRSVPTGDLADLSQDQIRRIDELQLMTIDEEKRVTEKMAKQQQKLADSSMTELSHVVTEMIRNNDNNRPEEIGYNSAQVRPVLKEKEDGLECVLHMADDLRIKTLKNVIDVLSPIQGVHFLIAAAELHLRVHEWGRQKDAAAAASASSSSSQNTAS; translated from the coding sequence ATGGGAGAAAGAAGCGAAATCAGGGCGAATAATTTTCACGAGTTTTTCGACAATTGGCTTGATGAGCAGAACCAGTACCTCAGACAACTTGTTGCAGCTGCTGAAGCCTACGAGAATCGTCGTCGTCAGCTCCAGAATTTTAATCGAATTCATGCTGGAAATGGTCACAGGGACAATGGAGAGAGTATTCTAAGCCAAATTGTCGAGAGAGTGGTTCGACATTACGACAAGTACTACGAGGCCAAGTCTAGATGCGAGAATCAGGATGTTTTAGCCATGTTATCGCCATCCTGGCGAAGCAAGCTGGAAGATGCGTTTCTCTGGATTGGTGGATGGAGACCTAGCATGTCTTTTATGTTGTTATATTCCAAGCTAGGGTTACAGGTTGAGGCTGGACTCGCGGAATTAATGAGGAGTGTTCCAACAGGGGATTTAGCTGATCTTTCGCAGGATCAAATCAGGCGAATTGACGAGTTACAGCTGATGACAATAGATGAGGAGAAGAGGGTTACTGAGAAGATGGCAAAGCAGCAACAGAAGCTGGCTGATTCGTCTATGACAGAGTTGTCACATGTGGTTACGGAGATGATTAGGAACAATGACAACAACAGGCCTGAAGAGATTGGATATAATTCGGCACAAGTGAGGCCTGTTTTGAAAGAGAAAGAGGATGGTTTGGAGTGTGTTCTGCACATGGCTGATGATCTTAGAATTAAGACGCTTAAGAATGTAATTGATGTGTTGAGTCCAATACAAGGTGTTCATTTCTTGATTGCTGCTGCTGAGTTGCACCTCAGGGTTCATGAATGGGGGAGACAGAAAGATGCTGCTGCTGCTGCTTCTGCTTCTTCATCGTCTTCCCAAAACACCGCGAGTTAA